One part of the Bacillota bacterium genome encodes these proteins:
- a CDS encoding DnaD domain protein gives MRERMVSVEGYGFHIPALFSKDFFMAGFTLIPNLLMKYSARISLGSLDLLVVLALFYFQQQGNDAPAPEAFSRLLDVPENQVKVVLESLVARGLLKIEGGRFDLSGLFEKIADLWAEEKVQALQEMRKEAAPTAQVRTAGRAQTPLLSNLFRIFEQEFGRPLTPMECTQIICWYKDEGYSEELILEALKRAVMRGIFNLNYVDRILSRWARNNLRTTQEVNQYEERYFAQRQARKGKPNLEGTKEDKEEKYKDLYLT, from the coding sequence ATGAGAGAAAGGATGGTATCCGTGGAGGGGTATGGGTTTCATATCCCCGCTCTTTTCAGCAAAGATTTCTTTATGGCAGGATTTACTTTGATTCCCAACCTTCTGATGAAATACAGTGCAAGAATTTCCCTGGGGAGCCTCGACCTTTTGGTGGTTCTTGCCCTTTTTTATTTTCAACAGCAGGGAAATGACGCTCCGGCCCCGGAGGCGTTTAGCAGGCTTCTCGATGTTCCGGAAAACCAGGTTAAAGTAGTCCTGGAGTCTTTGGTGGCGCGCGGTCTGCTTAAAATCGAGGGTGGCAGGTTTGATCTTTCGGGGCTTTTTGAAAAAATTGCCGACCTCTGGGCTGAGGAAAAGGTGCAGGCGCTTCAGGAGATGCGCAAGGAGGCGGCACCAACTGCCCAGGTAAGAACCGCAGGGCGGGCTCAAACACCTTTACTGAGCAACCTCTTCCGGATATTTGAGCAGGAATTCGGGCGGCCTCTTACTCCTATGGAGTGTACGCAGATTATCTGCTGGTATAAGGATGAGGGTTATTCTGAAGAGTTGATTTTAGAGGCCTTAAAGCGGGCGGTTATGAGGGGTATTTTTAATCTGAACTACGTAGACCGGATTCTTTCCCGCTGGGCTCGTAATAATTTAAGGACAACCCAGGAGGTAAACCAATACGAGGAAAGGTATTTTGCCCAGCGCCAGGCTCGAAAAGGAAAGCCAAACCTTGAAGGAACAAAAGAGGATAAAGAAGAAAAATATAAAGATCTTTATTTAACTTAG